From Dehalococcoidales bacterium, a single genomic window includes:
- a CDS encoding 2-isopropylmalate synthase, whose amino-acid sequence MDRVIIFDTTLRDGEQAAGGSLNVPEKLEIARQLEKLGVDVIEAGFPVTSPGDFEAVRLISQEVRGVSVCALMHANLNAVDASWEAIKGAANPRIHIVLSSSDIHLFYQLKKSREQILQMSCDAVAHARKYTDNIEFSAMDASRTEPEFIYKLLKAVIDVGATTVNVPDTVGYAMPAQFGGLIDGVFQNVPNVNKAVVSIHCHNDLGLAVANSLEAIKHGARQVEGTINGIGERAGNAALEEIVMAVKTRADFFNLETKVDTQQIYRTSRLVSDLTGFPVQPNKAIVGGNAFRHSSGLHVDGMIKKSSTYEIMDPKSVGVPSSSLVLGKTSGRHAFKERLSELGYTLTDEDLAKAFASFKELADKKKDITDRDIESLVAEERRTVSEEYHLERVQVTCGDQGLPMAGIRLFRSSTNEYIEGASLGTGPVDAVYKAINLCVEEPNTLTEFTVKSVTEGIDAIGEVLIRIESEGITYTGRGADTDIIVSSAKAYLNALNRLLSAGKAATG is encoded by the coding sequence ATGGACAGGGTTATTATTTTTGATACCACGTTGCGGGACGGGGAGCAGGCGGCGGGTGGTTCCCTCAATGTACCGGAAAAGCTGGAAATAGCGCGTCAGCTGGAAAAGCTGGGCGTTGACGTTATCGAGGCCGGTTTCCCGGTCACTTCTCCCGGTGATTTTGAGGCGGTCAGGCTTATTTCTCAGGAAGTGCGCGGCGTATCCGTCTGCGCCCTGATGCACGCCAACCTCAACGCTGTCGACGCGAGCTGGGAAGCGATTAAAGGTGCCGCCAACCCGCGCATCCACATCGTCCTGTCATCTTCGGATATCCACCTGTTCTACCAGCTCAAGAAGAGCCGCGAGCAGATACTCCAGATGTCCTGCGATGCGGTGGCGCACGCCCGCAAGTACACGGATAACATCGAGTTTTCCGCTATGGATGCTTCCCGTACTGAACCGGAGTTTATCTACAAGCTGTTGAAAGCTGTTATCGACGTTGGGGCCACCACGGTCAACGTCCCGGACACGGTCGGCTATGCCATGCCCGCGCAGTTCGGCGGGCTAATCGACGGCGTGTTTCAAAACGTGCCCAACGTAAACAAAGCCGTAGTCAGTATCCACTGCCATAATGACCTCGGTCTGGCGGTGGCTAACAGCCTGGAGGCCATCAAGCACGGCGCCCGCCAGGTGGAGGGCACCATCAACGGTATCGGGGAGCGGGCGGGCAACGCCGCTTTGGAAGAAATCGTTATGGCGGTAAAGACGCGCGCGGACTTTTTTAATCTGGAAACTAAGGTTGATACGCAGCAAATCTACCGCACCAGCCGTCTGGTCAGCGACCTGACCGGCTTTCCCGTCCAGCCCAACAAGGCTATCGTGGGGGGTAACGCTTTCCGCCACTCCTCCGGCCTGCACGTGGACGGCATGATTAAAAAATCGTCCACCTATGAAATCATGGACCCCAAATCGGTTGGCGTCCCTTCCAGCAGCCTGGTGCTGGGCAAGACCAGCGGCCGCCACGCTTTCAAGGAGCGCCTCTCGGAGCTGGGCTACACCTTGACCGATGAAGACCTGGCCAAGGCTTTCGCCTCTTTCAAGGAGCTGGCGGACAAGAAAAAAGATATCACTGACCGCGATATAGAGTCGCTGGTGGCCGAGGAGCGCCGCACCGTGTCCGAGGAGTACCACCTTGAGCGCGTTCAGGTGACCTGCGGCGATCAGGGTCTGCCCATGGCCGGTATCCGGCTTTTCCGTTCCAGCACCAACGAATATATCGAGGGCGCTTCCCTGGGCACCGGCCCGGTGGACGCCGTTTACAAGGCTATCAACCTCTGCGTGGAGGAGCCTAACACCCTGACCGAGTTCACCGTGAAGTCGGTCACCGAGGGTATCGACGCTATCGGCGAGGTGCTGATAAGGATAGAAAGCGAAGGCATCACCTATACCGGGCGCGGCGCGGATACGGATATCATTGTTTCCAGCGCCAAGGCATATCTCAACGCTTTGAACCGCCTGCTCTCTGCCGGGAAAGCCGCAACAGGCTAA
- the leuC gene encoding 3-isopropylmalate dehydratase large subunit — protein sequence MNIAEKILAAHAGKKEVAPGEFINARVDMVLSNDITAPIAIREFRRLGVAKVFDPSKIVMVADHFVPNKDIPSAEQAKQMREFCLEQGIRFYDVGEMGIEHVLLPEQGLVLPGDVVIGADSHTCTYGAVGAFATGMGSTDVAAAMATGDIWMKVPPAIKFVYRGALGKWVGGKDLILYTIGQIGVDGALYAAMEFTGEAIDSLSMDGRFTMANMAIEAGGKAGLFYVDDKTAAYVKNRANRKYRIYDSDADAAYEKVYDWDVSKIEPQVSLPHSPANAKPVSAVKDVTIDQSVIGSCTNGRIEDLRLAAGILKNHQVNPRVRCIVIPGTQQVYLEALKEGLIEIFVKAGAAFSTPTCGPCLGGHMGVLAAGERCISTTNRNFVGRMGSTKSEVYLANPAVAAASAVTGKITHPDEVMK from the coding sequence TTGAATATAGCAGAAAAAATACTGGCCGCCCACGCGGGTAAAAAAGAGGTTGCCCCCGGCGAGTTCATCAATGCCCGGGTTGACATGGTCCTTTCCAACGATATCACCGCCCCCATCGCCATCCGGGAGTTCCGGCGGCTGGGCGTGGCTAAAGTTTTTGACCCGTCCAAAATCGTCATGGTAGCCGACCACTTTGTGCCGAACAAGGATATCCCCTCGGCGGAGCAGGCCAAGCAGATGCGGGAGTTCTGCCTGGAGCAGGGTATCAGGTTCTATGACGTGGGGGAAATGGGCATCGAGCACGTGCTCCTGCCGGAGCAGGGCCTGGTGCTGCCGGGGGATGTGGTTATCGGGGCGGACTCCCATACCTGCACCTATGGCGCGGTAGGCGCTTTCGCCACGGGGATGGGTTCGACGGATGTTGCCGCCGCTATGGCTACCGGCGATATCTGGATGAAGGTGCCGCCCGCTATCAAGTTCGTCTATCGCGGCGCTTTGGGTAAATGGGTAGGGGGCAAAGACCTCATCCTCTATACCATCGGGCAGATCGGGGTGGACGGCGCGCTGTATGCCGCCATGGAGTTCACCGGCGAGGCTATCGATTCGCTTTCCATGGACGGGCGTTTCACCATGGCCAACATGGCTATCGAGGCCGGCGGCAAGGCCGGTCTGTTCTATGTGGATGACAAGACGGCGGCTTACGTCAAGAACCGGGCGAACCGCAAGTACCGGATTTATGATTCCGATGCTGACGCCGCCTACGAAAAAGTTTACGATTGGGACGTCTCCAAAATAGAGCCGCAGGTCTCCCTGCCGCATTCGCCGGCCAACGCTAAACCGGTCAGCGCGGTAAAGGACGTGACTATCGACCAGTCGGTTATTGGCAGCTGCACCAACGGCCGCATTGAGGACCTGCGCCTGGCCGCCGGGATATTGAAAAACCATCAGGTTAACCCCAGGGTGCGCTGTATCGTTATCCCCGGCACGCAGCAGGTGTACCTGGAAGCTTTAAAGGAAGGTCTTATCGAGATATTCGTTAAAGCCGGGGCGGCTTTCAGCACGCCCACCTGCGGGCCCTGTCTGGGCGGTCATATGGGTGTCCTGGCCGCCGGGGAGCGCTGTATATCCACCACCAACCGCAACTTCGTGGGGCGTATGGGTAGCACTAAGAGCGAGGTCTATCTGGCTAACCCCGCCGTGGCCGCCGCCAGCGCCGTTACCGGAAAGATCACCCACCCTGATGAGGTGATGAAATAA
- a CDS encoding GNAT family N-acetyltransferase: MQVVIREYRASDYSACRSLNGELARRHAEVYEDPSIAGEDPGRGLDKYLALSSRRGAWVVEVDGRVVGFTGLLENQEEEGVVEIEPLVVSAAYRGKGIGSKLVEYVKDEAKALGFRFITVKPELRNEEAFKLYVSLGFNLVGGVELFQDLSPEHGRTWKSGVEILGQKLEY; this comes from the coding sequence ATGCAGGTAGTAATCCGTGAGTACCGCGCGTCCGACTATTCGGCCTGCCGCTCGCTTAATGGTGAGCTGGCCCGGCGGCACGCGGAAGTATATGAAGACCCCTCTATCGCCGGTGAAGACCCGGGACGGGGGCTTGATAAGTACCTGGCCTTGAGCAGCCGGCGCGGCGCCTGGGTGGTGGAAGTTGATGGGCGGGTAGTCGGCTTTACCGGTCTGCTGGAAAACCAGGAGGAGGAAGGCGTGGTGGAAATCGAGCCGCTGGTGGTGTCCGCCGCTTACCGCGGCAAGGGCATCGGCTCAAAGCTCGTGGAATACGTTAAAGACGAGGCTAAAGCGCTGGGTTTCCGGTTCATCACCGTGAAACCGGAGCTGCGCAATGAAGAAGCCTTTAAGCTATACGTGTCGCTGGGTTTCAACCTCGTCGGCGGCGTGGAGCTTTTCCAGGACCTGTCTCCGGAACACGGCCGAACCTGGAAATCCGGGGTGGAAATCCTGGGCCAGAAGCTGGAATACTAG
- a CDS encoding type II toxin-antitoxin system HicA family toxin encodes MKVRVIIKMIEEDGWYLVVTHGSHRQYKHPAKPGRVTIAGNLNHDLALGTLNSILKQAKLKE; translated from the coding sequence ATGAAAGTCCGTGTTATCATAAAGATGATTGAAGAGGACGGCTGGTATCTGGTAGTTACCCATGGCAGTCATCGTCAGTACAAACATCCCGCCAAACCGGGCAGGGTGACAATAGCGGGTAATTTAAACCATGATTTAGCCCTGGGTACATTGAATAGCATTCTCAAGCAGGCAAAGCTTAAGGAGTAG
- a CDS encoding type II toxin-antitoxin system HicB family antitoxin: MHKYLVIYEKAKNNYSAYSPDLPGCIATGKTRKETEKNIKGAITLHIEGLKEDGLPLPEAVSFTEYVEIK, translated from the coding sequence ATGCACAAATATCTGGTTATCTATGAAAAAGCCAAAAATAACTATTCGGCTTATTCACCGGATTTACCGGGCTGCATCGCTACTGGCAAGACCCGCAAAGAGACGGAAAAGAATATTAAGGGAGCTATCACTTTGCATATAGAAGGATTGAAGGAAGACGGCTTACCATTGCCGGAGGCGGTTTCTTTCACGGAGTATGTAGAAATTAAATAA
- the leuD gene encoding 3-isopropylmalate dehydratase small subunit yields MKLKGKVFKYGANVDTDAIIPARYLNVSEPALLAEHCMEDIDLDFVKKVKPGDIIVAATNFGCGSSREHAPIAIKASGVSCVIAASFARIFFRNAINIGLPLLECAEAVENTSAGDVLEVDLEKGKIKNLTNGKVFIAKPYPAFMSQLIAAGGLIDYTKERLARK; encoded by the coding sequence ATGAAACTGAAAGGCAAGGTCTTTAAATACGGCGCCAACGTGGATACGGACGCTATTATCCCCGCCCGCTACCTTAACGTGTCCGAGCCGGCCCTGTTGGCCGAACACTGCATGGAGGACATCGACCTGGATTTTGTTAAAAAGGTAAAGCCCGGCGACATTATCGTGGCCGCCACCAACTTCGGCTGCGGTTCTTCGCGGGAGCACGCGCCCATCGCTATCAAGGCCTCGGGCGTTTCCTGCGTTATCGCCGCCAGCTTCGCCCGCATCTTCTTCCGCAACGCCATCAACATCGGCCTGCCGCTGCTGGAATGCGCTGAGGCGGTGGAAAATACATCCGCCGGTGATGTCCTGGAAGTGGACCTGGAAAAAGGCAAAATCAAGAATCTCACTAACGGCAAGGTGTTTATCGCCAAACCGTACCCGGCGTTTATGTCGCAGCTTATCGCCGCCGGCGGCCTTATCGACTACACTAAAGAGAGATTAGCCCGTAAATAG
- the leuB gene encoding 3-isopropylmalate dehydrogenase yields the protein MDFNIVVTAGDGVGPEIINESIKVLRAVGKKYKHTFNLNHRLVGGAAIDAEGKAVSQETLALCRKADAVLLGAVGGPKWDDPLAKVRPEDGLLEMRKALGLFANLRPVKLFPMLVDGTNLKPEVVKGVDFIFIRELTGGLYFGAPKTRWEEKGVRWGVDSMLYSDKEIERIVRVGFELARRRQKKLISVDKANVLESSRLWRQVAVEVSKDYPDVALEHMLVDACSMRLIQNPRYLDVLVTENTFGDILTDEASMLAGSMGMLPSASLAGVPQTGVRIFGLYEPIHGSAPRHTGLNDINPIATILSAAMMLRYSFALDKEADAVEKAVLKALEDGYRTYDIMSAGNTKVGTKEMGDVIVERVG from the coding sequence GTGGACTTTAACATCGTGGTTACGGCGGGTGACGGCGTCGGCCCGGAAATCATTAATGAATCTATCAAGGTGCTCCGGGCCGTCGGTAAAAAATATAAGCATACCTTTAATCTCAACCACCGGCTGGTGGGCGGCGCCGCTATAGACGCGGAAGGCAAGGCGGTATCTCAGGAGACACTGGCCCTCTGCAGGAAAGCGGACGCCGTTTTACTGGGCGCGGTGGGCGGCCCCAAGTGGGACGACCCCCTGGCTAAGGTGCGCCCGGAGGACGGCCTGCTGGAGATGCGCAAGGCTTTGGGGCTTTTCGCCAACCTGCGGCCCGTCAAGCTTTTCCCCATGCTGGTGGATGGCACCAACCTCAAACCGGAGGTGGTCAAGGGCGTGGACTTCATCTTTATCCGCGAGCTGACCGGCGGCCTGTACTTCGGCGCGCCCAAGACGCGCTGGGAGGAAAAGGGCGTCCGCTGGGGCGTGGACTCCATGCTGTATTCGGACAAGGAAATCGAGCGTATTGTCCGGGTGGGCTTTGAGCTGGCCCGCCGCCGCCAGAAGAAGCTTATCTCGGTGGATAAAGCCAACGTGCTGGAGTCGTCCCGTTTGTGGCGGCAGGTCGCTGTGGAGGTGTCCAAGGATTACCCGGACGTGGCGCTGGAGCACATGCTGGTGGATGCCTGCTCGATGCGCCTCATCCAGAACCCCCGCTACCTGGACGTGCTCGTTACCGAAAACACCTTCGGCGATATTCTCACGGACGAGGCCTCGATGCTGGCCGGCTCGATGGGGATGCTGCCCTCGGCCAGCCTGGCGGGCGTGCCCCAGACCGGCGTTAGAATCTTCGGCCTGTACGAGCCGATTCACGGCAGCGCCCCGCGCCATACCGGCCTGAACGATATCAACCCCATCGCCACTATCCTGAGCGCCGCCATGATGCTGCGCTACTCCTTCGCCCTGGATAAAGAGGCGGACGCGGTGGAGAAGGCCGTGCTGAAGGCTTTGGAGGACGGCTACCGCACTTATGATATAATGAGCGCGGGCAACACTAAAGTGGGTACGAAGGAAATGGGCGATGTGATTGTGGAGAGGGTGGGGTAA